A window of the Dyadobacter pollutisoli genome harbors these coding sequences:
- a CDS encoding PadR family transcriptional regulator translates to MKGTYLGEFEEVVLLAAAILSGDAYGAAITNEIEQQMGRSVNLGAVHAALHRLEEKGLLSSRMGGATAERGGRSKRLFTVTMAGTRALDNIRDIRNRMWDNIPKPA, encoded by the coding sequence ATGAAAGGTACGTACTTAGGAGAGTTTGAAGAAGTTGTTTTATTAGCCGCCGCGATTTTGTCCGGGGATGCCTACGGTGCGGCTATTACCAACGAAATCGAGCAGCAAATGGGCCGGTCGGTCAATCTGGGGGCGGTGCACGCTGCTCTGCACCGACTGGAAGAAAAAGGACTGCTTTCCTCACGCATGGGCGGCGCTACCGCTGAAAGAGGTGGTCGTAGCAAGCGGCTTTTTACGGTGACAATGGCCGGCACGCGGGCACTGGACAACATTCGTGACATCCGCAACAGAATGTGGGACAACATTCCAAAACCCGCCTGA
- a CDS encoding LysR substrate-binding domain-containing protein — protein sequence MVFDFRLQVFHTVAKRLNFTKAAAELFISQPAVTKHIHELENQLNTKLFERNGSKIKLTQAGQILVHHAEQIFEVYRNLEFEINSMSHRLGGTLRLGASTTAAQYILPPILAAFHQKFQTIKVSLTIKNTEEIELALQNKEIDLGVIEGYSKNAAIKYIEFLKDEIVLVASSKNPTGATGSIPAEKLREVPLLLREPGSGTLEVVAHALKKVGISISELNNEMQLGGSESMKLYVLHSDSMAFLSIHAVLKELQSKECRIIDVEGLTIERYFYFTILHGQHEALPELFIKFASYQAK from the coding sequence ATGGTTTTCGATTTTCGGTTGCAGGTTTTTCATACGGTTGCCAAAAGGCTCAATTTCACCAAAGCCGCGGCGGAATTGTTTATTAGCCAGCCTGCGGTCACCAAGCACATTCATGAGCTGGAAAATCAGTTGAATACCAAGCTTTTCGAAAGAAATGGCTCCAAAATAAAGCTGACTCAGGCCGGACAGATACTGGTGCATCATGCCGAGCAGATATTTGAAGTTTACCGGAACCTTGAATTTGAAATCAATAGCATGTCCCATCGTTTGGGCGGAACATTGAGACTGGGGGCAAGCACAACCGCGGCCCAGTACATTCTACCACCTATACTGGCAGCATTTCACCAAAAATTTCAGACAATTAAGGTTAGTCTGACCATAAAAAATACCGAGGAAATTGAGCTGGCGCTGCAAAACAAGGAAATTGATCTCGGTGTAATTGAAGGTTATTCAAAAAACGCTGCCATCAAGTACATTGAATTTCTCAAAGATGAGATCGTGCTCGTGGCCAGTAGTAAAAACCCTACCGGAGCCACCGGTTCAATACCTGCTGAAAAGCTCAGGGAGGTTCCACTGCTTTTACGAGAGCCAGGTTCAGGGACATTGGAAGTAGTTGCACATGCCTTGAAAAAAGTAGGTATTAGTATTTCCGAGCTCAACAACGAAATGCAGCTGGGTGGGAGCGAGAGCATGAAATTATATGTGCTGCACTCGGATAGTATGGCTTTTTTATCCATTCATGCAGTGCTCAAGGAATTGCAAAGTAAGGAATGCCGGATCATTGATGTAGAAGGCCTGACAATTGAGCGGTATTTCTATTTTACAATTTTGCATGGACAGCATGAAGCCTTGCCCGAACTTTTTATCAAATTTGCAAGCTACCAGGCCAAATAG
- a CDS encoding DUF7133 domain-containing protein, producing MLKITFGLISTFLLLYWNGTSIQHHDDLEVKKALTKIDSLPNATSWPAELDVTPFAGANLTPSPACLAVAATGEVYVGVDMIGSLGKDPGKGSIVRLVDSNNDGKVDQSTTFAKVDDPRGIISMGDQVFVLHTTFSKETGKASGMDLVVFEDKDHDGVADGPSKPLVQNICSPKFLQSRGTDHATNGIRMGIDGWIYIAVGDFGFHDAVDRSGKKMTQLGGGIVRVRPDGTEMEVYTHGMRNIYDVAIDPYMNIFTRDNTNDGGGWNIRFSNQIQSGEYGYPVLFKSFTEEIIPALIDLGGGSGTGSLFLDDPTWPAKYNRVPMMADWGRSQVYVHRVTADGATFTQNEEEFIKLAQITDLDVDASGRMFLAAWDGAGYSGNPNKGFVVRAVPKGWRYKAFKDVKKSSVKELEALLKSESAVQRLAGQQELLARSPKEAAKASWTIAANKSLPLYIRAAGIFTYGQAAGKEGISNLVKLTEDNDVREFALRALADRKPNLDKVPTEPFLKAMKDFSPRVQIAASVGLGRLGRAEAASALLAVKVPASFVSPAKGTEGPHATPNSAIVPAHIAVRSLVAINAVDACVKAIGTENSTIALWALRYMHDPKAVSGLIAAYEQAKDEALKKQILTTLGRLYKEEAPYDGSWWWSTRPDTHGPYYKAITWQSSDAIKSFLMQEWNKADATGKQFYADLNGRQRMGIDEFGGEDIVVEKTEQRIDLTKIQNKKGQIGENSIEDVMLAIAKIEGNPALGKTLFTRQGCVACHSITKSGPLKGPYMGQIGSIMNREQIAESILKPNASISQGFASVLITTKDEKSYMGFVSEESAEKLVLRDITGAVYNFKMSDITSRKEMENSMMPPGLANELSYEEFASLITFLSQQKK from the coding sequence ATGTTAAAAATTACATTTGGTCTGATCTCTACATTTCTGCTGCTGTACTGGAACGGTACGAGTATTCAGCATCATGACGACCTGGAAGTTAAAAAAGCCCTGACGAAAATCGATTCGTTGCCTAATGCGACAAGCTGGCCTGCTGAGCTGGATGTGACCCCGTTCGCGGGAGCTAATCTTACCCCGAGTCCTGCCTGTTTGGCAGTGGCGGCAACAGGGGAAGTGTATGTGGGTGTTGATATGATCGGTTCTTTGGGAAAAGATCCGGGAAAGGGCAGCATTGTTCGTTTGGTTGATTCCAACAATGATGGCAAAGTGGATCAGAGCACTACATTCGCGAAAGTAGACGATCCGCGTGGGATCATTTCAATGGGCGATCAGGTTTTTGTTTTGCATACTACCTTCTCAAAAGAAACTGGTAAAGCTTCCGGAATGGACCTGGTAGTTTTTGAGGATAAGGATCATGACGGGGTTGCTGACGGACCTTCCAAACCATTGGTTCAGAATATTTGCTCACCAAAATTCCTGCAAAGCCGTGGTACTGACCACGCTACCAATGGTATTCGCATGGGTATTGACGGCTGGATATACATTGCAGTAGGGGACTTCGGTTTCCATGACGCAGTGGACCGTTCAGGGAAAAAAATGACCCAACTCGGCGGTGGAATCGTAAGGGTTCGTCCTGACGGCACTGAAATGGAGGTTTACACACATGGTATGCGTAACATATATGATGTGGCTATTGACCCATATATGAATATTTTTACCCGTGACAATACCAATGACGGCGGCGGCTGGAACATTCGTTTTAGTAACCAGATCCAGTCCGGGGAATATGGCTACCCTGTTCTTTTCAAGAGCTTTACAGAAGAAATTATACCCGCATTGATCGATCTTGGCGGAGGATCGGGAACAGGTTCGTTGTTTTTGGACGATCCGACATGGCCTGCTAAATACAACCGTGTGCCAATGATGGCGGACTGGGGCAGGAGCCAGGTGTATGTACACCGGGTTACTGCGGATGGCGCCACATTTACACAAAATGAAGAGGAGTTTATCAAATTAGCTCAGATCACTGACCTGGATGTGGATGCTTCGGGGCGTATGTTCCTGGCGGCATGGGATGGCGCGGGTTATTCGGGTAATCCAAACAAAGGTTTTGTTGTTCGCGCAGTTCCGAAAGGCTGGCGCTACAAAGCTTTCAAAGATGTGAAAAAGTCTTCTGTGAAAGAATTAGAAGCACTTTTGAAATCAGAAAGCGCAGTTCAACGTTTGGCTGGTCAGCAGGAATTGCTGGCACGTTCGCCCAAGGAAGCAGCAAAAGCTTCGTGGACGATAGCTGCTAACAAAAGTCTTCCATTGTACATCAGAGCGGCCGGGATTTTCACTTACGGCCAGGCCGCAGGAAAAGAAGGAATTAGTAACCTGGTGAAATTGACGGAAGATAACGACGTGCGTGAATTTGCATTACGCGCTTTGGCTGACAGAAAGCCTAATCTGGATAAAGTACCTACCGAGCCGTTTTTGAAAGCAATGAAAGATTTCTCACCTCGCGTGCAGATAGCTGCCAGTGTGGGTCTGGGACGGCTTGGACGCGCAGAGGCTGCTTCGGCATTGCTTGCTGTGAAAGTTCCTGCTTCGTTTGTATCCCCTGCAAAAGGAACAGAGGGCCCACACGCAACGCCTAATTCGGCTATCGTTCCGGCGCATATTGCAGTTCGCTCGCTGGTTGCGATCAATGCCGTGGATGCTTGCGTAAAAGCGATCGGTACAGAAAATTCGACCATTGCACTTTGGGCATTAAGATATATGCATGATCCAAAAGCGGTGTCAGGTTTGATCGCTGCTTATGAACAGGCGAAGGATGAAGCATTGAAAAAGCAGATTTTGACCACATTGGGAAGACTTTATAAAGAAGAGGCGCCATACGATGGCTCATGGTGGTGGAGCACCCGGCCAGATACGCACGGCCCATATTATAAGGCAATCACCTGGCAGTCATCCGATGCAATCAAAAGTTTCCTGATGCAGGAATGGAATAAGGCGGACGCTACCGGAAAGCAATTTTATGCAGATTTGAATGGTCGCCAACGTATGGGGATCGATGAATTTGGCGGTGAGGACATTGTCGTTGAAAAAACGGAGCAGAGAATTGACCTGACCAAGATCCAGAATAAAAAAGGACAGATTGGCGAAAACTCAATTGAAGACGTCATGCTGGCGATCGCTAAAATCGAAGGTAACCCTGCGTTGGGCAAAACATTGTTTACCAGACAAGGGTGTGTGGCTTGTCACAGCATTACCAAGAGTGGCCCGCTAAAAGGACCTTACATGGGGCAAATCGGTTCGATTATGAACCGCGAGCAAATCGCCGAATCTATTTTGAAGCCGAATGCATCTATCTCACAAGGGTTTGCTTCTGTACTGATCACAACCAAGGATGAGAAAAGCTATATGGGCTTTGTTTCTGAGGAATCGGCTGAGAAACTGGTTTTGAGAGACATCACCGGTGCGGTTTACAATTTCAAAATGTCGGACATCACTTCCAGAAAGGAAATGGAAAACTCCATGATGCCTCCTGGGCTTGCCAACGAATTGTCTTACGAAGAATTTGCTTCGCTGATTACATTCCTGTCTCAACAGAAAAAGTAA
- a CDS encoding OsmC family peroxiredoxin, whose amino-acid sequence MKRTSKALWSGTIKEGKGELTTQSETLNKTNYSFKTRFAGEEKGTNPEELLAAAHAACFTMAVSFAITQRGLNPTSLSTEATLSMEGFGITGIHLSITGSVSGIGADEFETITKDAEKNCLISKVLNVPVSSEAHFVS is encoded by the coding sequence ATGAAGCGTACATCAAAAGCGCTATGGTCAGGTACCATAAAAGAAGGTAAAGGCGAATTAACTACACAAAGTGAAACCTTGAATAAAACGAACTACAGTTTCAAAACTCGTTTTGCAGGGGAAGAAAAGGGCACAAATCCTGAGGAATTGTTAGCCGCAGCACATGCCGCATGTTTTACAATGGCTGTCAGTTTTGCAATAACACAAAGAGGGCTGAATCCAACATCATTGAGTACCGAAGCTACTTTGTCAATGGAGGGTTTTGGTATAACCGGAATACATCTTTCTATCACTGGTTCTGTGTCTGGCATCGGTGCGGATGAATTTGAAACCATCACAAAAGATGCCGAAAAGAATTGCTTAATCTCCAAGGTTTTAAATGTACCAGTCAGTTCAGAAGCACATTTTGTGTCTTAA